The Sulfitobacter sp. S223 genome has a window encoding:
- a CDS encoding complex I NDUFA9 subunit family protein, with amino-acid sequence MSKLVTIYGGSGFVGRYIARRMAKEGWRVRVAVRRPNEALFVKTYGVVGQVEPVLCNIRDDASVASVMMGADAVVNCVGVLAETGKNTFEAVQSEGPERIARIAQEHGITRMVHISAIGADMDSESNYARTKAEGEAGVLKHQPDAVILRPSIVFGPEDEFFNRFASMARFGPVLPVVGANTQFQPVYVDDVAKAAVMGVLGDATGVYELGGPVKMTFRELMAVMLDVIRRRRLVLNIPFFVARVMAFGFDMLQAVTLGLVKNSMITRDQVKNLRNDNVVSEGARGFADLSIEPVAMISVLPEYLWRFRPSGQYDAIKESAQNLRSS; translated from the coding sequence ATGTCTAAACTGGTTACGATTTACGGCGGATCGGGCTTTGTCGGGCGATATATCGCGCGTCGGATGGCTAAAGAAGGCTGGCGCGTGCGCGTTGCTGTGCGGCGTCCTAATGAGGCGTTGTTCGTCAAGACATATGGCGTTGTCGGGCAGGTAGAACCTGTTTTGTGCAATATCCGCGATGATGCGTCGGTGGCTTCCGTGATGATGGGCGCTGATGCGGTCGTGAATTGTGTGGGCGTTCTGGCCGAGACAGGCAAGAATACGTTTGAAGCAGTCCAGTCTGAAGGGCCCGAGCGCATCGCGCGGATTGCGCAAGAGCATGGTATCACGCGCATGGTCCATATTTCTGCCATTGGTGCCGATATGGACAGCGAAAGCAATTATGCCCGCACCAAGGCCGAAGGCGAGGCGGGCGTGCTGAAGCATCAGCCCGATGCCGTCATCTTGCGCCCGTCCATAGTGTTCGGTCCTGAAGATGAATTCTTTAACCGTTTTGCAAGCATGGCGCGTTTTGGGCCGGTGCTTCCGGTCGTGGGCGCGAATACCCAATTCCAGCCTGTCTATGTTGATGATGTGGCTAAGGCTGCTGTGATGGGTGTGCTGGGTGACGCTACCGGAGTTTATGAGCTGGGCGGTCCGGTAAAGATGACCTTCCGTGAGCTTATGGCGGTCATGCTGGATGTGATCCGTCGCCGTCGTCTGGTTTTGAATATTCCATTCTTCGTTGCGCGGGTCATGGCGTTCGGGTTCGACATGCTTCAGGCGGTGACGCTTGGTCTGGTCAAAAACAGCATGATCACCCGTGATCAGGTTAAGAACCTGCGCAATGACAATGTGGTTTCGGAGGGTGCGCGTGGCTTTGCGGATCTGAGCATCGAACCTGTGGCGATGATCTCTGTTCTTCCTGAATATCTTTGGCGGTTCCGCCCGTCGGGCCAGTATGACGCCATTAAAGAATCGGCACAAAACCTGCGCTCCAGCTGA
- a CDS encoding trans-acting enoyl reductase family protein, translating into MAEFDIIIYGATGFTGRLVAEYMHATYPDRPWAMAGRSATKLAAVRDEMGLPADTPLIEADASDPASLDAMVARARVIITTVGPYLLHGEPLVAACAKSGTDYVDLSGEPPFMWNMIEKYNDTAKESGARIVHSCGFDSIPFDMGVYFLQQEAQKRFGAPIKDVKGRVRGMKGTFSGGTAASGKETMKLAMSDPETMKRLVSSFALTPGFEGPKQPYGNKPYEDSEFGMWVAPFVMASINTKNVHRSNMLMGHPYGTDFTYEEMIFTGKGEKGEAIANGIAKSNPMGDDDIKPGEGPSKEERDNGSYDLMFTGTSASGERLTVGVKGDRDPGYGSTSKMLTEAAICLIEEAADAPGGVLTAAPVFGAAIIDRLTANAGLTFEVES; encoded by the coding sequence ATGGCCGAATTCGATATCATCATCTACGGCGCTACAGGTTTTACAGGGCGGCTTGTTGCGGAATACATGCACGCAACTTACCCAGACCGTCCTTGGGCCATGGCCGGTCGAAGCGCGACAAAGCTTGCTGCGGTGCGCGATGAAATGGGCCTTCCTGCTGACACACCACTGATTGAGGCCGATGCCTCTGACCCGGCATCCCTCGACGCAATGGTTGCCCGTGCCCGCGTGATCATCACCACTGTCGGGCCTTATCTTCTGCATGGCGAACCACTTGTTGCGGCATGTGCCAAATCCGGCACCGACTACGTCGATCTCTCGGGTGAGCCTCCCTTTATGTGGAATATGATCGAAAAATATAACGACACTGCCAAGGAAAGCGGTGCGCGGATTGTACATTCCTGCGGCTTTGACAGCATCCCTTTCGATATGGGCGTCTATTTCTTGCAGCAAGAAGCCCAAAAACGCTTTGGAGCGCCCATCAAAGACGTCAAAGGCCGTGTGCGCGGCATGAAGGGCACCTTCTCGGGCGGGACAGCAGCATCAGGCAAGGAAACAATGAAGCTGGCAATGAGCGATCCGGAAACCATGAAACGACTGGTGTCTTCCTTCGCTCTGACTCCCGGTTTTGAGGGACCAAAGCAGCCGTATGGCAACAAGCCTTACGAAGATTCGGAGTTCGGTATGTGGGTTGCCCCCTTTGTCATGGCGTCCATCAATACCAAGAACGTACACCGCTCCAACATGCTGATGGGCCACCCCTACGGCACAGATTTCACGTACGAAGAGATGATTTTTACCGGCAAGGGTGAAAAAGGCGAAGCAATCGCCAATGGCATCGCCAAATCCAATCCGATGGGCGACGACGACATCAAACCGGGCGAAGGCCCTTCGAAAGAAGAACGCGACAACGGCAGTTATGACCTGATGTTTACAGGCACCTCTGCAAGCGGCGAACGCCTGACCGTAGGGGTAAAAGGAGATCGCGATCCGGGATACGGATCTACGTCAAAAATGCTAACCGAAGCCGCCATCTGCCTGATCGAAGAAGCAGCTGACGCCCCCGGCGGTGTTCTTACCGCGGCCCCCGTCTTTGGCGCGGCCATCATCGACCGACTTACGGCTAATGCCGGCCTGACATTTGAAGTCGAAAGCTAA
- the hemE gene encoding uroporphyrinogen decarboxylase, translated as MAPQKTILRALAGETLPTPPIWMMRQAGRYLPEYRATRAEAGDFLKLCYNPDLAAEVTLQPIRRYGFDAAILFADILLVPQALGADLWFVTGEGPRLSTITTQAELDKLVPADAIHGHLAPIYETVKILSNELPSETTLIGFAGAPWTVATYMIAGQGTPDQGPAHKLKAENRAVFDGLMDRITEATIHYMSKQIEAGAEVVKIFDSWAGSLQGDDFMNYSIKPMARITSALKEKHPGIPVIAFPRGAGERYIGAHAATGADCIAVDDGVTAEWAAEHVQPDGCVQGNLKSSHMVTGGDALVAETRRTVQAFSKGPHIFNLGHGITPDADPENVQLMIDTVRNG; from the coding sequence ATGGCCCCCCAGAAAACTATTCTTCGCGCGCTTGCGGGAGAGACTCTTCCCACACCACCGATCTGGATGATGCGCCAGGCAGGCCGCTATCTGCCCGAATACCGCGCAACCCGCGCCGAGGCCGGTGATTTTCTCAAACTATGTTACAATCCTGATCTGGCGGCAGAGGTCACGTTGCAACCTATTCGCCGCTACGGTTTTGATGCGGCCATTCTGTTTGCCGATATTCTGCTTGTCCCCCAAGCGCTTGGCGCCGATTTGTGGTTTGTCACTGGTGAGGGGCCACGCCTGTCTACCATCACAACTCAGGCCGAGTTGGACAAATTGGTACCGGCAGACGCAATTCACGGCCATCTTGCGCCAATCTACGAGACGGTGAAAATCCTCTCGAACGAGTTGCCTTCCGAAACAACGCTTATCGGGTTTGCAGGCGCTCCGTGGACCGTTGCTACCTATATGATTGCTGGTCAGGGCACCCCTGATCAAGGTCCGGCGCATAAGCTTAAGGCCGAGAACCGCGCCGTGTTCGACGGGCTAATGGATCGCATTACCGAAGCGACGATTCACTATATGTCGAAGCAAATCGAAGCCGGTGCAGAAGTTGTTAAAATCTTTGATAGCTGGGCGGGGTCGCTACAGGGCGACGACTTCATGAACTACTCGATCAAGCCGATGGCGCGGATAACATCGGCGCTCAAGGAAAAGCACCCCGGGATACCTGTCATTGCCTTCCCACGTGGCGCGGGTGAAAGGTACATTGGTGCGCATGCCGCCACGGGCGCCGATTGCATTGCCGTCGATGATGGTGTGACGGCCGAGTGGGCCGCCGAGCATGTCCAGCCGGACGGCTGCGTGCAGGGCAATCTGAAATCTTCTCATATGGTCACTGGCGGGGATGCTCTGGTGGCAGAAACGCGGCGCACAGTCCAAGCCTTTTCGAAAGGGCCACACATCTTCAACCTCGGACACGGCATTACGCCGGATGCAGATCCCGAGAATGTTCAGTTGATGATCGACACTGTGCGCAACGGCTAA
- a CDS encoding GFA family protein, with the protein MAEQITGQCLCGAVQVTAAVDSPRLRACHCDMCRRHTSGIFFSIETLPDSVTVTGPTQSFQSSDWAERGFCGACGSTLWYGTTGDGSRHLAAGLFDNAGNGTLKIEFFADKCPQGYALAGNHKKLMTKETIALFAPTEGDAK; encoded by the coding sequence ATGGCGGAGCAGATCACAGGCCAATGTTTATGTGGCGCAGTGCAGGTGACTGCAGCGGTCGATAGTCCGCGTCTGCGCGCCTGCCACTGTGACATGTGCCGCCGCCATACTTCCGGTATTTTCTTCTCGATCGAGACTTTGCCCGACAGCGTGACTGTCACGGGACCTACACAAAGTTTTCAGTCTTCGGATTGGGCGGAGAGGGGTTTCTGCGGAGCTTGCGGATCAACGCTTTGGTACGGGACGACCGGCGATGGCAGTCGCCACCTTGCGGCCGGACTATTCGATAATGCCGGTAATGGAACCCTCAAGATCGAGTTTTTCGCAGACAAGTGTCCGCAAGGATATGCGCTCGCTGGAAATCACAAAAAACTTATGACTAAAGAGACAATCGCGCTGTTTGCGCCCACCGAAGGAGACGCCAAATGA
- the hemC gene encoding hydroxymethylbilane synthase — MTLNLPSPAQPLMIGTRGSPLALAQAHETRERLAKAFDLPFEAFTIVVIKTTGDKIIDRPLKEIGGKGLFTREIEADMLSGKIDIAVHSMKDMPTLQPEGLVLDTYLPREDVRDAFISPTAKGLTELPAGTVVGTSSLRRRAQLMLKRPDLEVVEFRGNLQTRLMKLDQGVAAATFLAMAGLNRLRMDEVPATAIETDVMLPAVAQGAIGIERRVDDTNVAQMLAAIHDAPTGQRLTAERAFLLELDGSCETPIAGLAELDGGTLHLRGEVLRPDGSEAISDAMSCPIEDGALVGKEMARKLLSQAAPNFFDWR, encoded by the coding sequence ATGACATTAAATCTGCCCTCCCCCGCCCAACCGCTGATGATCGGCACCCGTGGATCGCCTTTGGCCTTGGCGCAAGCCCATGAAACGCGGGAGCGTTTGGCAAAAGCCTTTGATCTGCCGTTTGAAGCATTCACAATCGTCGTGATCAAAACCACAGGCGATAAGATCATTGACCGCCCACTCAAAGAGATCGGCGGCAAGGGTCTGTTCACACGCGAAATAGAAGCCGACATGCTTTCTGGCAAGATCGACATCGCGGTCCATTCAATGAAGGACATGCCGACGCTGCAACCCGAAGGCTTGGTGCTTGATACATACCTGCCCCGAGAAGACGTGCGCGATGCCTTTATCTCTCCGACAGCAAAAGGCTTGACGGAACTGCCCGCCGGTACAGTTGTTGGCACCTCTAGCTTACGGCGGCGCGCGCAGCTGATGCTCAAACGGCCTGACCTTGAAGTGGTTGAATTCCGCGGCAACCTCCAAACCAGATTGATGAAGTTGGACCAAGGCGTGGCAGCAGCAACGTTCCTTGCTATGGCCGGCCTTAACCGACTGCGCATGGATGAAGTACCTGCAACCGCGATTGAAACCGACGTCATGCTTCCAGCAGTCGCACAAGGCGCAATCGGAATTGAACGGCGCGTGGATGATACAAACGTTGCACAGATGCTTGCCGCAATCCATGACGCACCGACAGGCCAGCGGCTGACAGCCGAACGCGCCTTCTTGCTTGAGCTTGACGGATCTTGCGAAACGCCGATCGCAGGCCTGGCAGAGCTGGATGGTGGGACATTGCACCTGCGCGGCGAAGTCCTGCGCCCCGATGGATCAGAAGCGATTTCCGATGCAATGAGTTGCCCCATCGAAGACGGCGCGCTTGTTGGCAAAGAGATGGCACGAAAACTTCTGTCACAAGCCGCCCCCAACTTTTTCGACTGGCGGTGA
- a CDS encoding undecaprenyl-diphosphate phosphatase, protein MEYSTIVAAFLGLLEGLTEFIPVSSTGHILLAGHFLGFESAGKTFEVVIQLGAVLAILTLYSARLIAVFAAVPSDPQARRFIWSVLLAFLPAVFIGVLAHDIIKTVLFETPMLIAVMLILGGIVLVFVDRIAPEPIHDDAMKLPIPMAIVIGFIQCLAMIPGVSRSGATIVGALMLGASKRAAAEFSFFLSMPTMAGAFAYDLYKNRDVLDVSAMGEIAIGFAMAFISAVFVVKWLLGYVSRHGYALFGWWRIVVGSLAFIFLYNGF, encoded by the coding sequence ATGGAATACAGCACGATCGTCGCGGCCTTTCTGGGGTTGCTGGAGGGGCTTACGGAATTTATTCCGGTCTCTTCGACCGGCCACATTCTGCTGGCAGGCCACTTTCTTGGATTTGAGTCGGCTGGTAAGACCTTTGAAGTGGTCATTCAGCTGGGCGCAGTTTTGGCGATTCTTACGCTATATTCTGCGCGGCTGATCGCGGTATTTGCTGCGGTGCCCTCTGATCCGCAAGCGCGGCGGTTCATTTGGTCGGTGCTATTGGCGTTCTTGCCTGCGGTTTTTATCGGCGTTCTGGCGCATGATATTATCAAGACCGTGCTATTCGAGACTCCGATGCTGATTGCGGTCATGCTGATACTTGGTGGGATTGTTTTGGTTTTCGTGGACCGTATCGCCCCCGAGCCAATTCATGATGATGCGATGAAGCTGCCTATTCCGATGGCCATCGTGATCGGCTTTATACAGTGCCTTGCCATGATACCCGGTGTGTCCCGATCGGGCGCGACGATCGTGGGTGCGCTGATGTTGGGCGCAAGTAAGCGCGCAGCAGCTGAGTTTTCGTTCTTTTTGTCTATGCCTACTATGGCAGGCGCATTTGCCTATGACCTCTACAAGAATCGCGATGTCCTAGACGTTTCAGCGATGGGAGAGATCGCTATAGGCTTTGCCATGGCATTCATCAGTGCGGTTTTTGTGGTAAAGTGGTTGCTTGGTTACGTTAGTCGTCATGGGTATGCTTTGTTCGGGTGGTGGCGGATCGTTGTAGGCAGTTTGGCATTTATATTTCTTTACAATGGCTTCTGA
- a CDS encoding NAD(P)-dependent oxidoreductase: MAKQPMLKFTSVQRDMPEKRPPNLRREDFNEIYAEYADAKAKEQSSRCSQCGVPYCQTHCPLHNNIPDWLRLTAEGRLEEAYEISQATNTFPEICGRICPQDRLCEGNCVIEQSGHGTVTIGSVEKYITDTAWEKGWVKPIVPAQERTESVGIIGAGPGGLAAADFLRRAGVQVTVYDRYDRAGGLLTYGIPGFKLEKDVVMRRNEQLEQGGVTFKLDCEVGKDISFADIRAAHDAVIIATGVYKSRDLQAPGVGADGVVRALDFLTVSNKKSFGDDVPEFSDGSLNAEGKKVVVIGGGDTAMDCVRTSIRQGATSVKCLYRRDRANMPGSQREVANAEEEGVVFEWLSAPKGFIGEPVNGVMVQKMRLGQPDATGRQAPELIEGSDYVEEADLVIMALGFEAEDLPTLWDCPDLPVNRWGTVKADYITGRTEAEGVYAVGDIVRGASLVVWAIKDGRDCAEAILEQFSGVSAVAAE; the protein is encoded by the coding sequence ATGGCCAAGCAACCTATGTTGAAATTTACCAGTGTTCAGCGGGATATGCCGGAAAAGCGGCCCCCGAACCTGCGCCGTGAAGACTTCAACGAGATTTACGCAGAATACGCTGATGCAAAGGCAAAGGAGCAATCCAGCCGATGTAGTCAATGCGGGGTGCCATATTGCCAGACGCATTGTCCGCTACATAACAACATCCCTGATTGGCTCCGCCTTACTGCCGAAGGTCGGCTCGAGGAAGCCTACGAGATTTCGCAGGCGACAAACACTTTTCCGGAAATCTGTGGCCGTATTTGCCCTCAGGATCGCCTGTGTGAAGGCAACTGTGTGATTGAACAGTCAGGCCATGGCACTGTTACTATCGGCTCTGTTGAAAAGTACATCACAGATACCGCTTGGGAAAAGGGCTGGGTAAAGCCGATTGTCCCAGCGCAGGAACGTACCGAAAGCGTGGGCATCATCGGTGCAGGCCCCGGTGGTCTTGCTGCCGCAGACTTCCTGCGCCGTGCCGGCGTTCAGGTCACGGTATATGATCGCTATGACCGCGCGGGCGGCCTGCTGACGTATGGTATTCCGGGCTTCAAGCTTGAGAAAGACGTGGTCATGCGCCGCAACGAACAGCTTGAACAGGGTGGGGTTACCTTCAAGCTTGACTGTGAAGTCGGCAAAGACATCTCTTTCGCCGATATCCGCGCGGCCCATGACGCCGTCATTATTGCGACAGGCGTTTACAAAAGCCGCGATCTGCAAGCGCCGGGTGTGGGTGCGGACGGTGTGGTGCGCGCGCTTGATTTCCTGACGGTCAGCAACAAAAAAAGCTTTGGCGACGATGTTCCTGAATTTTCCGATGGCAGCTTGAATGCCGAAGGTAAGAAGGTGGTTGTGATCGGCGGTGGCGATACGGCAATGGACTGTGTCCGGACTTCGATCCGTCAGGGCGCGACCTCAGTTAAGTGTCTCTATCGCCGTGACCGTGCCAACATGCCCGGCAGCCAGCGCGAAGTCGCCAACGCTGAAGAAGAGGGCGTTGTGTTTGAATGGCTGAGCGCGCCAAAGGGTTTCATCGGTGAGCCGGTGAATGGTGTGATGGTTCAGAAAATGCGTCTGGGTCAACCCGATGCGACAGGCCGTCAGGCACCCGAGTTGATCGAAGGTTCCGACTATGTCGAAGAGGCCGATCTTGTGATCATGGCCCTTGGGTTTGAGGCAGAAGACCTGCCGACCTTGTGGGATTGTCCTGATCTGCCAGTGAACCGCTGGGGAACAGTGAAGGCTGATTATATTACTGGCCGCACCGAGGCTGAGGGTGTTTACGCGGTCGGCGACATTGTGCGTGGAGCTTCCTTGGTCGTTTGGGCGATCAAAGATGGTCGCGACTGTGCCGAGGCGATACTTGAGCAGTTCAGCGGCGTGTCTGCTGTGGCTGCCGAGTAA